The Coffea arabica cultivar ET-39 chromosome 3c, Coffea Arabica ET-39 HiFi, whole genome shotgun sequence genome contains a region encoding:
- the LOC113735586 gene encoding limonoid 1-O-acetyltransferse-like — protein sequence MEVEIISQEIIKPSLPTPDHLKIFKRSFIDQITGGYLVRFISFYPRKESKLKINEVTNQLKTSLSQTLTRYYPLAGIYKDDSTIECNDKGALFVTAHVHCNMNELINQPKFQQFHKLGTSSRFYGDGSFQVSVQFNTFSCGGVAIFTCFYHMIMDITTISVFLKCWAAMASGSQDHESAFFYPEYRSAVLFPVKDSVPFGFSVIIKSLSLNEGRSTRKRFVFSSAAISELKVKGSSDRVPDPTSVEVVSSFIWKHAMTAAKVVQGVQEPSVLVHAADMRRRMVPPLPEYSAGNIISMIIAEYDGIDECEVKFGRLVELLRVAKEENKNEFVPKIQSSKGYDVMMKFLEEWGEKCSRKGLNTYQFTCWCKMGLNEVDFGWGKPVWTSLVGGTEVESMYKNFVVLLDGSDGGIEAWLILEQQETAILENDQEFLAYASLNPGIIS from the coding sequence ATGGAAGTGGAGATCATTTCCCAAGAAATAATCAAACCGTCACTCCCAACACCTGATCACTTAAAAATCTTCAAAAGATCCTTCATCGATCAAATCACTGGTGGATATCTTGTGAGGTTTATTTCCTTCTATCCGAGAAAGGAGTCAAAGTTGAAGATCAATGAAGTCACAAATCAACTGAAAACTTCTCTTTCCCAAACTTTAACTCGTTATTATCCCCTCGCAGGCATCTACAAGGATGATTCAACAATTGAATGCAATGATAAAGGAGCGCTATTTGTCACAGCCCATGTTCACTGCAACATGAATGAGCTAATaaatcaaccaaagtttcaGCAATTCCACAAACTTGGGACCTCTTCAAGATTTTATGGAGATGGATCTTTTCAAGTCTCTGTCCAATTCAATACATTTTCATGTGGTGGGGTGGCAATTTTCACGTGTTTCTATCACATGATCATGGATATCACAACAATTAGTGTTTTTCTGAAATGTTGGGCTGCAATGGCAAGTGGCTCTCAGGATCATGAATCTGCATTTTTTTATCCTGAGTACAGATCAGCCGTTCTTTTCCCTGTGAAAGACTCTGTTCCATTTGGTTTTTCAGTGATTATCAAGAGTTTGTCCCTCAATGAAGGAAGAAGCACACGAAAAAGATTCGTGTTTAGTTCAGCAGCTATATCTGAGCTGAAAGTGAAAGGTTCCAGCGATCGTGTTCCGGATCCTACAAGTGTTGAAGTTGTGTCATCTTTCATCTGGAAGCATGCCATGACTGCTGCAAAAGTGGTACAGGGGGTTCAAGAGCCATCTGTGCTAGTTCATGCTGCAGATATGCGACGAAGAATGGTGCCACCTCTGCCAGAATATTCCGCTGGGAATATCATCTCCATGATTATTGCAGAGTATGATGGAATAGATGAATGTGAGGTAAAATTTGGTAGATTGGTGGAACTTCTGAGAGTGGCTAAGGAAGAAAACAAGAATGAATTTGTGCCAAAAATCCAGAGTTCTAAAGGGTATGATGTTATGATGAAGTTCTTGGAAGAGTGGGGCGAAAAATGCAGTAGAAAAGGTCTGAATACTTACCAGTTCACCTGTTGGTGCAAAATGGGATTAAACGAAGTGGATTTTGGTTGGGGAAAACCGGTTTGGACTAGTCTGGTTGGGGGTACAGAGGTGGAATCCATGTATAAAAATTTTGTGGTTCTTCTTGATGGATCAGATGGGGGCATTGAAGCATGGTTAATTTTGGAGCAACAGGAGACGGCTATTCTGGAAAATGATCAGGAGTTCCTTGCTTATGCTTCTCTGAATCCTGGGATTATAAGCTGA
- the LOC140038053 gene encoding tropinone reductase homolog At5g06060-like, producing the protein MSGFGENSSRWSLSGTTALVTGGTRGIGRAIVEELAQFGATVHTLSRNEAELNERLQEWSSKGFKVTGSVCDASSRAQRIQLVEKVSSIFNGKLNILVNNVGSGGIIKPIEELTSEDFDFVMSTNFESCYHFSQLACPLLKASGMGNVVFISSVAGFVNARGFSIVTPSKGAMNYLTKSLACEWAEDNIRVNCVAPGTIRTLVGKDNTLSYEENMKRVESRTLLNRIGKPEEVSALVAFLCLPAASYITGQIIAVDGGITVNKLQWD; encoded by the coding sequence aTGTCAGGGTTTGGAGAAAACAGTTCAAGATGGTCTCTTTCAGGAACAACAGCTCTAGTCACTGGTGGAACTCGAGGAATCGGTCGTGCAATTGTGGAGGAGCTAGCACAGTTTGGTGCCACAGTTCACACTTTATCAAGAAACGAAGCTGAACTCAATGAACGCTTGCAAGAGTGGTCATCCAAGGGATTCAAAGTCACAGGTTCAGTCTGTGATGCATCTTCAAGAGCGCAAAGAATTCAGCTCGTGGAAAAGGTCTCTTCCATCTTCAATGGAAAGCTCAATATCCTTGTCAATAATGTTGGGAGCGGCGGCATAATTAAGCCCATCGAAGAGCTTACCTCTGAAGATTTTGATTTCGTGATGTCTACAAATTTTGAATCTTGTTACCATTTTTCCCAACTTGCTTGTCCTCTCCTGAAAGCATCTGGGATGGGAAACGTCGTGTTCATTTCTTCTGTTGCAGGTTTTGTCAATGCGCGAGGTTTCTCTATCGTGACACCATCTAAAGGGGCAATGAATTACCTTACCAAGAGTTTGGCTTGTGAATGGGCTGAAGATAACATTCGTGTCAATTGTGTTGCGCCTGGAACTATTAGAACCTTAGTAGGAAAAGATAATACTCTCAGTTATGAAGAAAATATGAAGAGAGTGGAATCAAGAACTTTACTGAATCGAATTGGGAAACCAGAAGAAGTTTCAGCCCTGGTAGCTTTCCTTTGTCTCCCAGCCGC